The Providencia sp. PROV188 genome includes a region encoding these proteins:
- the tadA gene encoding tRNA adenosine(34) deaminase TadA — MTQLEIDEYWMAQALELAKKAQDAGEIPVGALLVKDNQLVAEGWNHSIENHDPTAHAEIITLQKAGTALQNYRLLDTTLYVTLEPCIMCAGAMIHSRIGRVVYGANDFKTGACGSFINIMSQPGLNHYVEVTSGVLEETCSSMLSDFFRMRRAQIKEQRRQEKQAQNPES; from the coding sequence GTGACGCAATTAGAAATCGACGAGTATTGGATGGCTCAAGCTCTTGAGCTAGCAAAAAAAGCTCAAGATGCAGGGGAAATTCCTGTCGGTGCGTTACTGGTCAAAGATAACCAACTAGTAGCAGAAGGCTGGAACCACTCCATTGAAAATCACGACCCTACCGCCCATGCCGAAATTATTACCTTACAAAAAGCGGGCACCGCACTACAGAATTACCGTTTATTAGACACAACGCTGTATGTCACTTTAGAACCTTGCATTATGTGTGCAGGGGCGATGATCCATAGCCGCATCGGTCGAGTGGTGTACGGCGCGAACGATTTTAAAACGGGGGCATGTGGCTCCTTCATTAATATCATGTCGCAGCCAGGTTTAAACCACTATGTTGAAGTGACGAGTGGTGTGCTTGAAGAAACTTGCTCATCCATGCTCAGCGATTTTTTTAGAATGCGCAGAGCACAAATTAAAGAGCAGAGACGTCAAGAAAAGCAGGCTCAAAATCCCGAAAGCTAG
- the mltF gene encoding membrane-bound lytic murein transglycosylase MltF, with protein sequence MNNLKVNYFIIVVIALLATMIIGFNVRWSNTQNTQVDKIISRGELRISAVSSPLIYIDEQRQLRGFDYELAQGFATYLGIKLKIIIRPTIEQIFEDLDNDDADIAVAGLLYNKDRLETMKTGPSYLSVTQQLVYRKGTTRPKTFNDLKGKLMVIAGSTHASTLKALSAQYPNLKWEESSNYTPSQLLEMVAEGEIDYTLEDSIAVSLQQRIHPKVAVAFDLRDDHAITWYLSRQHDNSLDAALLDFFNLSNQNDLLARLIEKHFSHVESFDYFDTITFISAINNKLPDYQPLFEKYAETVESIDWKLLAAIAWQESHWNPLATSPTGVRGIMMLTKPTAATMGIEDRLDPEGSIKGGAAYLAYIMKRLPDSIAEDDRIWFTLAAYNMGYGHMLDVRKLTQRLGGNPDRWLDVKANLPLLTQQKYYSQLTYGYARGHEAYRYVENIRRYHQSLVGYLQSQEKKQKTLEIAKKSHVYVVVPNENSPLSSYVMPDVVSAKVDITPKASANLGVFNAKENTRAPNDSLGKYILAKPTRSSSTDNNVALQKETSIED encoded by the coding sequence TTGAATAACCTAAAAGTTAACTATTTTATTATCGTGGTCATCGCTTTACTTGCCACCATGATCATTGGCTTCAATGTCCGATGGTCTAATACGCAAAACACCCAAGTCGACAAAATTATCTCTCGGGGTGAGTTACGTATTAGCGCAGTAAGTTCACCACTCATTTATATTGATGAGCAGCGTCAGCTACGTGGCTTTGACTACGAGCTTGCTCAAGGCTTTGCCACGTACCTAGGTATTAAACTCAAAATTATTATTCGTCCGACTATTGAACAGATTTTCGAAGATCTTGATAACGACGATGCCGACATCGCTGTGGCGGGACTGCTGTATAATAAAGACCGTTTGGAAACCATGAAAACGGGTCCAAGCTATTTGAGTGTTACTCAGCAATTGGTTTACCGTAAAGGTACTACGCGCCCAAAAACCTTTAATGACCTGAAAGGGAAATTAATGGTTATCGCGGGGAGCACTCATGCAAGCACGTTAAAAGCACTTTCAGCGCAATATCCTAATCTTAAGTGGGAAGAAAGCAGCAACTATACACCAAGTCAATTATTAGAAATGGTGGCCGAAGGTGAAATTGATTACACCCTTGAAGATTCTATTGCGGTCTCTTTGCAGCAACGTATTCATCCTAAAGTCGCCGTGGCATTTGATTTGCGCGATGACCATGCCATTACATGGTATTTAAGCCGCCAACATGACAACAGCCTAGATGCCGCCCTGCTCGATTTTTTTAATCTCAGCAATCAGAACGATCTTCTTGCTCGCTTGATTGAAAAGCATTTCAGCCATGTGGAATCCTTCGATTATTTCGATACCATAACGTTTATTAGCGCCATAAATAATAAACTGCCGGATTATCAACCTCTCTTTGAGAAATATGCTGAGACCGTTGAGAGCATCGATTGGAAATTACTTGCTGCAATAGCTTGGCAAGAATCTCACTGGAATCCTCTTGCAACCTCACCGACTGGCGTTCGTGGGATCATGATGCTCACCAAACCAACGGCTGCAACTATGGGAATTGAAGACAGGTTAGATCCAGAGGGGAGCATTAAAGGTGGGGCTGCGTATTTAGCCTATATTATGAAACGCTTACCCGATTCTATCGCTGAAGATGATCGCATTTGGTTTACCCTTGCTGCCTATAATATGGGTTATGGGCATATGCTGGATGTGCGAAAACTAACGCAAAGACTTGGCGGTAATCCTGACCGCTGGCTTGATGTTAAAGCAAATTTACCCTTGCTAACTCAGCAAAAATATTATTCCCAACTCACTTATGGTTATGCCCGAGGACACGAAGCTTATCGCTATGTAGAAAATATTCGTCGCTATCATCAAAGCTTAGTGGGTTATTTGCAAAGTCAGGAGAAAAAGCAGAAAACACTCGAAATTGCCAAGAAATCTCACGTTTACGTTGTAGTGCCAAATGAGAACTCGCCGCTTTCCTCTTATGTGATGCCTGATGTGGTGTCAGCAAAAGTGGATATCACGCCCAAAGCGTCAGCAAATCTCGGTGTGTTTAATGCCAAGGAAAATACTCGTGCACCAAACGACTCTCTAGGGAAATATATTTTGGCAAAACCAACACGTTCGAGTTCCACCGATAATAACGTAGCCCTACAAAAGGAAACATCAATTGAAGACTAG
- the fbpC gene encoding ferric ABC transporter ATP-binding protein produces the protein MTQKSFVELKNITKRFGDNTVIDDLSLSIPQGSMVTLLGPSGCGKTTVLRLVAGLEKPTEGRMFIDGEDVTDRSIQQRDICMVFQSYALFPHMSLGDNVGYGLKMLGLPKAEIKKRVEEALELVDLAGFADRFVDQISGGQQQRVALARALILKPKVLLFDEPLSNLDANLRRSMREKIRELQQQFNITSLYVTHDQSEAFAVSDMVLVMNKGKIMQLGSPQELYRQPASKFMASFMGDANIFPATLSSDSVDIFNYRLPRPALFSTDKTQVTVGVRPEAITLSKQGEDSQRCTITHVAYMGPQYEVTVDWHGQSMLLQINATQLQPSVGEDLYLQIHPYGMFILE, from the coding sequence ATGACACAGAAAAGTTTCGTTGAATTAAAAAATATAACTAAGCGCTTTGGCGACAATACGGTCATTGACGATTTAAGCCTTTCCATCCCACAAGGGAGTATGGTCACCCTATTAGGGCCATCTGGCTGCGGTAAAACCACCGTACTGCGCTTAGTCGCTGGTTTAGAAAAACCTACTGAAGGGCGTATGTTTATCGATGGCGAAGATGTCACCGACCGCTCTATTCAACAGCGCGATATTTGTATGGTATTCCAATCCTATGCCCTCTTCCCGCATATGTCGTTAGGGGATAACGTGGGATATGGATTGAAAATGCTTGGCTTGCCAAAGGCTGAAATAAAAAAACGTGTAGAAGAAGCGCTGGAACTGGTGGACTTAGCGGGCTTTGCAGACCGTTTCGTTGACCAAATTTCCGGTGGACAGCAGCAGCGTGTTGCACTAGCACGTGCCTTGATTTTAAAACCAAAGGTACTGTTATTTGATGAGCCATTAAGTAACTTGGATGCTAACTTACGCCGTAGCATGCGTGAAAAAATCCGTGAACTGCAACAGCAATTTAATATTACCTCACTGTACGTGACCCACGACCAGAGCGAAGCTTTTGCGGTTTCGGATATGGTTCTGGTAATGAACAAAGGTAAAATCATGCAGTTAGGTTCACCTCAAGAACTGTACCGCCAACCTGCTTCCAAGTTTATGGCGAGCTTTATGGGTGATGCGAACATTTTCCCTGCTACACTCAGCAGCGATTCCGTGGATATCTTTAATTACCGTTTACCGCGCCCTGCGCTGTTTTCAACAGATAAAACTCAAGTCACTGTCGGTGTTCGCCCTGAAGCCATCACATTAAGTAAACAAGGCGAAGATAGCCAACGCTGTACCATCACTCATGTGGCTTATATGGGACCGCAATATGAGGTCACGGTAGATTGGCACGGCCAATCAATGCTATTACAGATCAATGCGACTCAATTGCAACCGTCTGTGGGTGAAGATCTTTACCTGCAAATCCACCCATACGGGATGTTTATTTTAGAATAA
- the leuE gene encoding leucine efflux protein LeuE yields the protein MFENLGVLNFWTYLAGLVLIIIVPGPNSLYVLKSSTSHGTKAGYRAAIGVFTGDAILIFLSFIGVASVIKASPTLFTIVRYLGAAYLLYLGGKILYATFWQKKSLSAGVEQIEVRKENYFTRALVLSLTNPKAILFYISFFIQFIDFNYSHAWVPYMVLAVILETVSFLYLSLLIFSGYLIARFLREKQILAKLGNCTVGAFFMGFAAKLAIFSN from the coding sequence ATGTTTGAAAATCTAGGGGTATTGAATTTTTGGACTTACTTAGCGGGATTGGTGCTTATCATCATTGTTCCTGGTCCGAACTCACTGTATGTATTAAAATCAAGTACTTCACATGGGACTAAAGCGGGATATCGCGCTGCAATCGGTGTTTTCACTGGCGATGCAATACTGATTTTTCTTTCATTCATTGGTGTTGCCTCGGTGATCAAAGCCTCTCCAACGCTGTTTACCATCGTAAGATACTTAGGGGCAGCTTATCTTTTGTACTTAGGGGGCAAAATCTTATATGCAACTTTTTGGCAGAAAAAATCGTTATCAGCAGGGGTTGAGCAGATTGAAGTAAGAAAAGAAAATTACTTCACTCGCGCGTTGGTACTTAGCTTAACGAATCCGAAAGCAATTTTGTTCTATATCTCGTTCTTTATTCAATTTATCGACTTCAATTATAGCCATGCTTGGGTGCCGTACATGGTATTAGCGGTTATCTTAGAGACGGTTAGCTTCTTGTATCTAAGCTTATTGATATTCAGTGGCTACTTGATAGCGCGCTTTTTACGGGAAAAGCAGATTTTGGCGAAATTGGGAAATTGCACTGTCGGTGCATTCTTTATGGGGTTCGCAGCAAAACTTGCCATTTTTAGTAATTAG
- the purL gene encoding phosphoribosylformylglycinamidine synthase, translated as MEILRGSPALSAFRITRLLALFAEKQLPVTDIYAEYMHFAELSAPLSGSEQGKLSSLLKYGPSLAEHEPFGKLILVTPRPGTISPWSSKATDIAHNCGLTQVKRIERGVAYYIQADSLTSEQWDLVISLLHDRMMETVFASFEQAEALFIQQQPAPMKVIDIIAGGRQALDTANKEMGLALADDEIDYLLEAFTGLKRNPTDVELYMFAQANSEHCRHKIFNADWIIDGETQPKSLFKMIKNTFEKTPDHVLSAYKDNAAVMEGSSVGRFFPEPDGRTYRYHQEDAHILMKVETHNHPTAISPWPGAATGSGGEIRDEGATGRGAKPKAGLVGFSVSNLRIPGFEQPWEEDFGKPERIVTALDIMTEGPLGGAAFNNEFGRPALLGYFRTYEEKVNSHNGEELRGYHKPIMLAGGIGNIRADHVQKGEITVGAKLIVLGGPSMNIGLGGGAASSMTSGQSAADLDFASVQRDNAEMERRCQEVIDKCWQLGDKNPILFIHDVGAGGLSNAMPELVSDGGRGGRFELRKILNDEPGMSPLEVWCNESQERYVMAVAPEQLALFTEICQRERAPFAVIGEATEERHLTLNDEHFDNQPIDMPLDVLLGKTPKMLRDVTTLKAEPESLDRTAIDLTEAVKRVLHLPAVAEKTFLITIGDRTVTGMVARDQMVGPWQIPVADCAVTTASLDSYYGESMSIGERTPVALLDFAASARMAVGEALTNLACSYVQDLKRVKLSANWMSAAGHPGEDAGLYEAVKAVGEELCPALGLTIPVGKDSMSMKTRWQQNGEEREMTSPLSLIISAFGRVEDVRLTVTPELKTTVDNGLLLIDLGQGHNALGGSALAQVYRQLGNKAPDVRDPALLLGFFNTIQKLLSEQKLLAYHDRSDGGLFVTLVEMAFAGHCGINVDISSFDEDTLAALFNEELGAVIQIQGADRQYVEQCFADAGLAGCVHYLGSATHDDAVIINSRDTVVYNGSRSALRECWAETTWQMQRLRDNEECADQEHDAKKDNQDPGLNVKLTYDIAEDIAAPYIASGVRPKVAVLREQGVNSHVEMAAAWDRAGFDAIDVHMSDLLAGNLSLEQFQALVACGGFSYGDVLGAGEGWAKSILFNNRVRDEFATFFNRPDTLSLGVCNGCQMMSNLHDLIPGAEYWPRFVRNRSERFEARFSLVEIANSPSLLLQDMAGSRMPIAVSHGEGQVETRAPTHLTQLENNALVAMRFVNNYGQVTEQYPANPNGSVNGITAVTSTDGRATIMMPHPERVFRTVSNSWHPENWGEDSPWMRIFRNARKQLG; from the coding sequence ATGGAAATTTTGCGTGGCTCACCGGCACTATCAGCATTTCGTATTACCCGCCTTTTGGCGCTGTTTGCTGAAAAACAGCTCCCAGTAACGGATATCTATGCTGAATATATGCATTTTGCTGAGCTATCAGCCCCATTAAGTGGCAGTGAGCAAGGTAAACTGAGTAGTTTATTAAAATATGGTCCTTCTCTGGCAGAGCATGAGCCATTTGGAAAACTGATTTTAGTCACCCCACGCCCAGGAACTATCTCTCCTTGGTCTTCTAAAGCAACGGATATCGCACATAACTGTGGCCTAACACAGGTTAAACGTATTGAACGCGGCGTTGCCTACTATATTCAAGCCGATTCACTGACAAGCGAGCAGTGGGATTTGGTTATCAGCCTGTTACATGACCGAATGATGGAAACGGTCTTTGCCTCTTTTGAACAAGCTGAGGCACTATTTATTCAGCAACAGCCTGCCCCAATGAAAGTGATTGATATCATCGCTGGCGGACGCCAAGCACTAGACACAGCTAACAAAGAGATGGGCTTAGCGTTAGCTGACGATGAAATTGATTATCTATTAGAGGCATTCACAGGGTTAAAACGTAACCCAACGGATGTTGAGCTATATATGTTTGCGCAAGCAAACTCAGAACATTGCCGCCATAAAATTTTCAATGCGGATTGGATTATTGACGGGGAAACACAGCCAAAATCCCTGTTTAAAATGATCAAAAACACCTTTGAAAAAACGCCAGATCACGTCTTGTCTGCTTATAAAGATAATGCGGCAGTAATGGAAGGTTCCTCAGTAGGTCGTTTCTTCCCTGAGCCAGATGGACGTACTTATCGTTATCATCAAGAAGATGCACATATTTTGATGAAAGTGGAAACCCACAACCACCCAACGGCAATCTCTCCATGGCCGGGGGCTGCAACTGGTTCTGGTGGTGAAATTCGTGATGAAGGCGCAACAGGTCGCGGTGCAAAACCAAAAGCAGGTTTAGTGGGCTTCTCCGTTTCAAACTTACGTATTCCGGGTTTTGAACAACCTTGGGAAGAAGATTTCGGCAAGCCTGAACGTATTGTGACTGCACTCGATATTATGACGGAAGGTCCTTTAGGCGGGGCGGCATTTAACAACGAATTTGGGCGTCCCGCATTATTAGGTTATTTCCGTACCTATGAAGAGAAAGTGAATAGCCACAATGGTGAAGAATTACGTGGTTACCATAAGCCAATTATGTTAGCGGGTGGTATTGGTAACATCCGTGCGGATCACGTTCAAAAAGGTGAAATTACCGTTGGCGCTAAGCTCATCGTTTTGGGTGGCCCTTCGATGAATATCGGTCTAGGAGGCGGAGCTGCATCATCCATGACATCCGGTCAATCTGCGGCGGATCTTGATTTTGCTTCTGTTCAACGTGATAACGCCGAAATGGAGCGTCGTTGCCAAGAAGTGATCGACAAATGCTGGCAGCTAGGTGATAAAAACCCAATTCTGTTTATCCATGATGTTGGTGCGGGGGGATTATCCAACGCAATGCCTGAACTGGTGAGCGATGGCGGTCGTGGTGGTCGTTTTGAACTGCGTAAAATTCTTAATGATGAACCAGGAATGAGCCCACTGGAAGTGTGGTGTAACGAATCCCAAGAGCGCTATGTGATGGCGGTTGCTCCAGAACAACTGGCATTATTCACTGAAATTTGTCAGCGTGAACGCGCGCCGTTTGCTGTGATCGGTGAAGCAACGGAAGAGCGTCATTTAACCCTTAATGATGAGCATTTTGATAACCAACCAATTGACATGCCACTGGATGTATTGTTGGGCAAAACGCCGAAAATGTTGCGTGATGTGACAACACTGAAAGCCGAGCCTGAATCGCTGGATAGAACCGCCATCGATTTAACTGAAGCTGTTAAGCGTGTTCTGCATTTACCGGCTGTGGCAGAAAAAACCTTCTTAATCACTATTGGTGACCGCACTGTGACGGGAATGGTTGCTCGTGACCAAATGGTTGGTCCATGGCAAATCCCAGTCGCTGACTGCGCGGTGACAACCGCAAGTTTGGATAGCTATTATGGTGAATCAATGTCTATTGGCGAAAGAACGCCTGTGGCATTATTGGATTTTGCCGCTTCTGCGCGTATGGCAGTGGGTGAAGCACTAACCAACTTAGCATGCTCTTATGTACAAGACCTTAAGCGCGTGAAGCTATCTGCTAACTGGATGTCTGCGGCGGGTCACCCAGGGGAAGACGCAGGTCTGTACGAAGCAGTTAAAGCAGTCGGTGAAGAATTGTGTCCGGCATTAGGTCTGACAATCCCAGTGGGTAAAGACTCAATGTCAATGAAGACTCGCTGGCAGCAAAATGGTGAAGAGCGTGAAATGACGTCGCCATTATCGTTGATTATTAGTGCATTTGGTCGTGTTGAAGATGTTCGTTTAACGGTGACGCCAGAGCTGAAAACTACGGTAGATAACGGCTTGTTATTAATCGACCTTGGTCAAGGTCACAATGCGCTTGGTGGCTCTGCATTGGCGCAAGTTTACCGTCAATTAGGTAATAAAGCGCCAGATGTTCGTGACCCAGCGCTGTTGTTAGGCTTCTTTAATACCATCCAAAAACTGTTATCTGAGCAAAAACTACTGGCTTACCATGACCGTTCTGATGGCGGGCTGTTTGTCACGTTAGTGGAAATGGCATTTGCGGGTCATTGCGGTATTAACGTGGATATCAGTTCATTTGATGAAGACACCTTAGCGGCACTGTTTAATGAAGAGCTGGGCGCAGTGATCCAAATCCAAGGCGCCGATCGCCAATATGTAGAGCAGTGTTTTGCCGATGCTGGCTTGGCAGGCTGTGTTCACTATCTTGGTTCTGCAACTCATGACGATGCGGTGATTATTAATAGCCGTGATACTGTCGTTTACAATGGTTCTCGTAGTGCTCTACGTGAGTGCTGGGCTGAAACTACATGGCAGATGCAGCGCTTACGTGATAACGAAGAGTGCGCAGATCAAGAGCATGACGCGAAGAAAGACAATCAAGACCCAGGTCTGAATGTGAAGCTGACTTACGATATCGCAGAGGATATTGCTGCTCCGTATATCGCATCGGGTGTTCGTCCTAAAGTGGCAGTGCTGCGCGAGCAAGGGGTTAACTCCCACGTTGAAATGGCAGCGGCATGGGATCGTGCAGGCTTTGATGCTATCGACGTCCACATGAGTGATTTACTGGCGGGCAACTTGTCTCTGGAGCAGTTCCAAGCACTAGTGGCATGCGGTGGTTTCTCATACGGTGACGTATTAGGCGCTGGTGAAGGTTGGGCGAAGTCCATTCTGTTCAATAACCGTGTTCGTGATGAGTTTGCTACCTTCTTCAATCGTCCAGACACCTTATCATTAGGTGTATGTAATGGTTGCCAGATGATGTCTAACTTGCATGACTTGATCCCTGGCGCTGAATATTGGCCACGTTTTGTACGTAACCGTTCAGAGCGTTTTGAAGCACGCTTCAGCTTAGTTGAAATTGCAAATAGCCCATCATTACTGCTGCAAGATATGGCGGGATCACGTATGCCGATTGCGGTTTCTCACGGTGAAGGCCAAGTAGAAACTCGTGCGCCAACTCATTTAACGCAGTTAGAAAATAACGCGCTGGTGGCAATGCGTTTTGTGAACAATTACGGTCAAGTGACTGAGCAATACCCAGCGAACCCGAATGGTTCTGTGAATGGGATTACGGCAGTGACATCAACGGATGGTCGCGCGACGATTATGATGCCGCACCCTGAGCGTGTCTTCCGTACGGTAAGCAACTCTTGGCACCCAGAAAACTGGGGTGAAGATAGCCCATGGATGCGCATTTTCCGTAATGCACGTAAGCAATTAGGCTGA
- a CDS encoding ABC transporter substrate-binding protein gives MKLKTLSTLVAAGLSLAAITTTANAAGRLVVYCSATNAMCEAETQAFAKKYDVKTTFVRNGSGSTLAKIEAEKRNPQADVWYGGTLDPHSQAGEMDLLEPYKSPNLSQIMPQFQDPAKRKGNYSSAVYIGILGFGVNKDRLKEKGLPIPTCWKDLTKPEYKGEIQIADPQSSGTAYTALATFDQLWGNEQAFDYLKKLNSNISQYTKSGIAPARNAARGESAIGIGFLHDYSLEVENGAPLELIAPCEGTGYEIGGISILKNARNMDNAKLFVDFVLSKEAQELSWKQGQSYQILTNTTAESSPLSLKLKDLNLINYDMDKYGDAEVRKNLINKWVTEVKMSK, from the coding sequence ATGAAACTTAAGACTCTCTCTACACTTGTTGCAGCAGGTTTATCCCTTGCCGCTATTACGACCACTGCAAACGCAGCTGGCCGTTTAGTGGTTTACTGTAGTGCCACCAACGCGATGTGTGAAGCGGAAACGCAAGCATTCGCCAAGAAATACGACGTTAAAACCACGTTCGTTCGCAACGGTTCAGGCAGTACTTTAGCAAAAATCGAAGCTGAAAAACGTAACCCACAAGCAGACGTTTGGTATGGCGGAACCTTAGATCCACATTCACAAGCCGGTGAAATGGATCTGCTAGAGCCGTACAAATCCCCTAACCTGTCTCAAATCATGCCGCAATTCCAAGATCCAGCTAAACGCAAAGGTAACTACTCTTCTGCGGTTTATATCGGTATCTTAGGTTTTGGTGTGAATAAAGATCGTTTAAAAGAGAAAGGATTACCAATTCCTACTTGCTGGAAAGATCTGACTAAGCCTGAATATAAAGGCGAAATTCAAATCGCAGATCCACAAAGTTCAGGCACTGCTTACACTGCGTTGGCAACCTTTGACCAACTTTGGGGTAACGAGCAAGCTTTTGATTACCTGAAAAAACTGAACTCTAACATCTCCCAATACACCAAATCAGGTATTGCCCCAGCACGTAACGCGGCTCGCGGCGAATCTGCTATCGGTATCGGCTTCCTGCATGACTACTCTTTGGAAGTTGAAAATGGTGCACCATTGGAGTTAATCGCGCCATGTGAAGGGACAGGCTATGAAATCGGCGGGATCAGTATTCTGAAAAACGCACGTAACATGGACAACGCAAAACTATTCGTGGATTTCGTTCTGTCTAAAGAAGCCCAAGAGCTGAGCTGGAAACAAGGTCAGTCTTACCAAATCCTGACCAACACCACCGCAGAGTCTTCTCCACTGTCTCTGAAACTCAAAGACTTAAACTTAATCAACTACGATATGGATAAATACGGTGACGCTGAAGTCCGTAAGAATCTGATCAACAAGTGGGTTACTGAAGTTAAAATGAGTAAATAA
- a CDS encoding ABC transporter permease, with amino-acid sequence MPQTLTLTASKKKDSIFLWILIAWLGFALLPSWSLDYGLFDSTQDEILAAYGWSSVNISWLWYLLPSILLLRPITPADRNQKTRHYLDIAVAAITAILVIITAYLEGKGLGYSAITLFIALGMIMTHALTRLEWLGGDQFVIGSLITVVALITLFIIFPSVAIFIPMFTDGNGDFAPFAFVAILTQSHIVQVIINSIFLSLAVGVGCTFFGLILAIYTTRIAKRSAIIGRVFSILPIVTPPFVVGLGVTLMMGRSGYITEFLATYMGLENTNWLYGFTGIWLAQVLAFTPMSFMILDGAIKTIHPSLEEASYTLRANRYQTFFNVFMPLLKPALANAFLIVIVQSLADFSNPLVLGGNFDVLATQIYFYITGSQLDYQAASTLGASLLVFSLLVFCVQYMWIGKRSYVTVSGKSYRGDVQPLPVSLVATVTTILGIWVAFNVLLYGSIFYGSFTVNWGVDYTLTLDNFIKLFGQGFDDGAWPSLLDTLLYAGIAAPITAILGLLIAYIVVRQDFRGKKTIEFSTMLCFAVPGTVAGVSYILAFNDTPFYLTGTAAIVIISMTMRNVPVGIRAGIAGLGQIDKSLDEASLSLRAGSMRTIFHILLPLLRPAILSALIYSFVRAITTVSAIVFLVTPDTRVATAYILNRVEDGEYGVAIAYGSILIVVMLAIIFLFDYLIGEARVSRSKAKNAQ; translated from the coding sequence ATGCCTCAGACCTTAACCCTAACAGCCTCGAAGAAAAAGGACAGTATCTTCCTTTGGATTCTGATAGCTTGGCTGGGCTTCGCTCTGCTACCCTCATGGAGCCTCGACTACGGCTTATTCGACTCAACGCAAGATGAGATCTTAGCTGCCTATGGCTGGAGCAGTGTCAATATTAGTTGGCTATGGTATTTATTGCCTTCTATTTTACTGTTAAGACCAATCACGCCAGCCGATCGTAATCAAAAAACCCGTCACTATCTTGATATCGCGGTTGCCGCCATCACGGCAATTCTCGTGATTATTACTGCTTATTTAGAGGGTAAGGGATTAGGCTATTCCGCCATCACCTTATTTATCGCCCTTGGTATGATAATGACCCACGCCTTGACTCGTTTAGAGTGGCTGGGTGGCGACCAATTTGTTATTGGCTCCCTTATCACCGTCGTCGCACTGATTACACTATTTATCATCTTTCCCAGTGTGGCAATTTTTATTCCAATGTTTACTGACGGGAACGGAGATTTTGCACCATTTGCATTTGTGGCTATTTTAACCCAGTCGCATATTGTTCAGGTCATCATCAACTCCATATTCCTCTCACTAGCAGTCGGTGTTGGGTGTACCTTCTTTGGTTTAATCCTGGCGATTTACACTACTCGAATTGCTAAGCGCTCCGCTATTATTGGTCGCGTATTCTCGATTTTACCGATTGTGACCCCGCCGTTTGTTGTCGGTTTAGGCGTCACCTTAATGATGGGTCGCTCAGGCTATATTACTGAGTTTTTAGCTACCTATATGGGGCTAGAAAATACTAACTGGTTATACGGCTTTACCGGTATTTGGTTAGCACAAGTTCTCGCGTTCACCCCGATGTCCTTTATGATCCTTGATGGTGCGATTAAAACTATCCATCCATCACTGGAAGAAGCGTCATACACCTTGCGCGCTAACCGCTACCAGACATTCTTCAACGTGTTTATGCCACTGTTGAAACCGGCACTGGCGAACGCCTTTTTAATCGTGATTGTACAATCCCTTGCCGACTTCAGTAACCCATTAGTATTAGGGGGTAACTTCGACGTTCTGGCGACACAAATCTATTTCTATATCACCGGTTCCCAGCTTGATTACCAAGCGGCCAGTACGTTAGGCGCTTCCTTACTTGTCTTCTCATTGCTGGTTTTCTGTGTGCAATACATGTGGATTGGTAAACGTTCCTACGTCACCGTTTCCGGTAAGTCATACCGTGGCGATGTTCAACCGCTGCCAGTTTCTCTTGTTGCAACGGTGACAACAATTCTCGGTATTTGGGTCGCGTTTAACGTCTTACTGTACGGCAGCATCTTCTACGGAAGCTTCACGGTGAACTGGGGTGTGGACTACACCTTAACACTGGACAACTTTATCAAACTGTTTGGTCAAGGTTTTGATGATGGTGCATGGCCGTCACTGTTAGACACCCTGTTATATGCGGGTATCGCTGCGCCAATCACCGCGATTTTAGGTCTGCTTATCGCGTATATAGTGGTTCGCCAAGATTTCCGTGGAAAGAAAACCATCGAATTTTCCACCATGTTGTGCTTTGCCGTACCGGGTACTGTGGCTGGGGTTTCTTACATCCTCGCCTTTAACGATACACCGTTCTATTTAACGGGTACTGCAGCGATTGTGATTATCTCCATGACCATGCGTAACGTACCAGTCGGTATTCGTGCGGGTATCGCAGGATTGGGGCAAATTGACAAATCGTTAGATGAGGCTTCCCTCAGCTTACGTGCAGGTTCAATGCGGACAATTTTCCATATCCTGCTGCCATTATTACGCCCTGCGATTTTATCTGCGCTGATCTACAGCTTTGTCCGTGCGATCACCACCGTAAGCGCCATTGTATTCTTGGTAACACCAGACACCCGCGTTGCGACAGCGTATATCTTGAACCGTGTTGAAGATGGTGAATACGGTGTGGCGATTGCTTACGGTTCTATTCTGATCGTGGTCATGCTCGCGATTATCTTCTTATTTGACTATTTAATTGGCGAAGCCCGTGTTTCACGTTCCAAAGCCAAAAATGCACAGTAA